The genome window AAAGAGCAACCGGATCTGATACTTCTCGGTAAACAAGCGGTGGATGATGATGCTGGTCAGGCAGGGCAAATGCTGGCTGCCTTGTTGGATTATCCACAAGGTACTTTTGCTTCGGAGCTGGATATTGAAAATGGTGAAGCTATCGTTACCCGTGAAATAGACGGTGGTACCGAAACCGTGGCATTGCAATTACCTGCGGTAGTCACTGCTGACTTACGCTTAAACGATCCACGGTTCGTCAAACTACCGAATCTGATGCAGGCGAGAAAGAAGCCGATCGAAAACCTGTCGGCTTCAGAGCTGGTCACTGACTTAACGCCCAGATTGTCATTAATCAATGTCGCCGAACCACCTCAACGTAAAGCTGGCATTAAAGTCGACAGTGTTGATGCTTTATTGCAGCAATTACGTACAAAAGAAGGAATTGCACTATGAGCACATTAGTATTAGCCGAACACAATGGACAACAACTGCATAACGAAGTCCGTCACGCTGTCTCCGCTGCTCAACATTGGGGACAGCCTGTTCATCTGTTAGTTGTGGGTTATCAGTCTGAGCAGATTGCCAAACAAGCCGCGACTGTAGATGGAGTGACTGAGGTATTA of Methylophaga marina contains these proteins:
- a CDS encoding electron transfer flavoprotein subunit beta/FixA family protein, which gives rise to MKILVAIKRVVDYNIKVGIKGDGSNVDIDGVKMSANPFDENAIEQAIRLKEQGKADEVVAVSIGSSANQDVLRHALAMGVDRALLVEHETEVQSLEVAKLLQAVADKEQPDLILLGKQAVDDDAGQAGQMLAALLDYPQGTFASELDIENGEAIVTREIDGGTETVALQLPAVVTADLRLNDPRFVKLPNLMQARKKPIENLSASELVTDLTPRLSLINVAEPPQRKAGIKVDSVDALLQQLRTKEGIAL